ATCATAATTGCCCCACCGCCTGAAGAATCCAACCAGATACTCAGATACAATCCCCCCAGAACGCTGGTCACTCCGAAAACGGCAGACAACATCATCATCCGATCCAGTCGGTCGCAGAGAAGGTATGCGGTTGCGGCTGGAGTGATCAGAAGTCCCACCACGAGAATTACCCCTACCATGGAGACCGCGCTTACCACTACGAGTGAGACGCATGTAGTAAGTGCGTAATCGATGAGGACCACGGGCATACCGATGCTTGCAGCCATTACCGGATCGAAACTGGATAGTTGAAACTGTCGAAAGAAGAGTATGACTGTCGTTAATACAATAGATGCCGCTATGGCTGCAACCCACAAATCGTGATCTGCGACGCCGAGCACATCCCCCATGATGAAGTGTACAAGGTCAATGTGAATATAGTTGCGAAAGATGGATACCATTACCACGCCGGCCGCAAAAACTCCCGTGTACATGATCCCTATGGCAGCATCGTCCTTCACCCTGGAGACCCTTGAGACAAACCCTATGGAACCCACAGTCACCACTGCGGCTATGAGCGATCCCACAAGCATGGCAGGCGCGTACGCCTCGGTTTGAAAAGCGAGCTTCATAAAAAGATATCCACCCGCTACACCAGCTATCATGGCATGAGACAACGCATCTCCCAGGAAAGCCATACGACGTAGGATCACGAGGCAACCCACGACGCTGCATACGATTGCCGCAACTGAGCCTCCAATCAGCGCTTTCTGGAAAAAGCTCTGTTGAAGGGGATAAACCA
The sequence above is a segment of the Desulfomonile tiedjei DSM 6799 genome. Coding sequences within it:
- a CDS encoding metal ABC transporter permease, yielding MEFVYKALVYPLQQSFFQKALIGGSVAAIVCSVVGCLVILRRMAFLGDALSHAMIAGVAGGYLFMKLAFQTEAYAPAMLVGSLIAAVVTVGSIGFVSRVSRVKDDAAIGIMYTGVFAAGVVMVSIFRNYIHIDLVHFIMGDVLGVADHDLWVAAIAASIVLTTVILFFRQFQLSSFDPVMAASIGMPVVLIDYALTTCVSLVVVSAVSMVGVILVVGLLITPAATAYLLCDRLDRMMMLSAVFGVTSVLGGLYLSIWLDSSGGGAIMIFCTLQFLVVLTVAPQYGLLARWMRLRRMVPEQLVEDVLVTLTRQGGTAATGSLLTEVIGADQERISRALKFMIREGLIVQTPEGLSLSQDGEREARRILRAHRLWETYLHRVGIPAGEVHQKAHELEHVHDRDSVEYLDDLLGHPIRDPHGAQIPENYVSCAAGNVCSLSILREGRTVSIESVGAEAQNSGLYPGQKVTIGPRLEDGVMWSVLLEDGKTITLSHSVADAIKGRVLR